Proteins from one Streptomyces roseifaciens genomic window:
- a CDS encoding HAD-IA family hydrolase yields MRFSASALLFDSDETLVSSLQSVKRVWSSWVESYGMTLEEAMARVEVHGRPAAEIAAALLPAGQVAEGLRRLADAEVADALAGGVVPVPGAVALLASLPQDRWAVVTSSSRRVAETRLGQVGIHPKFLITSDDDLTHYKPHPEPFLLAAERLGVDPSRCIVVEDAPAGLAAGRAAGMATIALTTTHRPDELDADATVADLTAVSARVDEAGELEIVVG; encoded by the coding sequence ATGCGATTTTCGGCGAGTGCCCTCCTCTTCGACAGCGATGAAACGCTGGTCTCCTCCCTGCAGTCGGTCAAGCGCGTCTGGAGCAGCTGGGTCGAGTCGTACGGCATGACGCTGGAGGAGGCCATGGCCCGCGTCGAGGTGCACGGCCGGCCGGCCGCCGAGATCGCCGCCGCCCTCCTGCCCGCCGGTCAGGTCGCCGAAGGGCTCCGGCGCCTGGCCGACGCAGAGGTGGCCGACGCGCTCGCCGGTGGCGTGGTGCCCGTGCCCGGTGCCGTCGCGCTGCTGGCCTCGCTGCCCCAGGACCGCTGGGCCGTGGTGACGTCCAGCAGCCGGCGCGTGGCCGAGACCCGCCTCGGCCAGGTGGGGATCCACCCCAAGTTCCTCATCACCTCGGACGACGACCTCACCCACTACAAGCCCCACCCGGAGCCCTTCCTCCTGGCGGCCGAGCGGCTCGGTGTCGACCCGTCCCGGTGCATCGTCGTCGAGGACGCGCCCGCCGGCCTGGCCGCCGGGCGGGCGGCCGGCATGGCGACGATCGCCTTGACGACGACGCACCGCCCGGACGAACTCGACGCGGACGCCACGGTCGCCGATCTGACCGCCGTGTCCGCCCGGGTCGACGAGGCCGGGGAGCTGGAGATCGTCGTCGGCTGA
- a CDS encoding discoidin domain-containing protein, producing MTYSPGARPRPVRLSALLLAGALVASAAPAAAAPAAQPPTDRPPTSVSPSSGNCRTDDGWTLENTRLDPDDTHHAYVGNGYLGQRVAPNGAGYTDSSAKTGWPLFTPSYDGSFVSGLYAHNKQTAGDRQAAAALPTWTTLSVGTGGEHGDTFNSSTNPGRISGYRQTLFLHCGIVRTSLTWTAADGRKTDLVYEVLADRNDPHAGAVRLSMTPRWSGEATVTDRIDGRGARRIRQTGGGDRTAGSGRGDQGDRNGRTMDVAFRTDGTDTDGAVASTLRAGHGVRPAKARQADAAEDLSAQQSLTFPVRKGRAYELTKYVGVDTALTSRAPRQDATNASQRAARRGWDGLARAHTAAWARLWRSDIEVPGRRDLQAWVRSARYGLLSSTREGAANSIAPAGLTSDNYAGLVFWDAETWMYPALLATSPELARTVVEYRYRTLPGARENARKLGYQGLFYPWNSGSKGDLARECHSVDPPHCRTQIHLQSDISLATWQYYLATGDTAWLRERGWPVMKGIAEFWAGRVHRNADGSYSIKDTAGPDEYSNGVDDAVFTNAGAVTALRNAARAAQLLGERAPGEWKTIADRIRIPYDAQRKVFQQYDGYQGSKIKQADTVLLMYPLEWPMPEGAATSTLDYYAQRTDPDGPAMTDSVHAIAAAGTGEPGCSAYTYLQRSIRPFVRGPFAQFSEARGAKAGAEDPLAGSPAHDFLTGKGGFLQTFTNGLTGMRMREDRLRLDPMLPPQLGRGVTLRGLHWQGRTYDIELGAHDTTVRLTDGAPMTLDTPQGEQVLTEAAPAVLKTRRPDLVPTGNLARCTAVTASSEEPGMYAAAAVDGNAATAWVPDGPSGTLTTDLGKPVRVTKVTPAWNGPAPASYDVQLSADGRQWRTVATGGGAASARYVRVVVRSDAKAESRTGIAELTVS from the coding sequence ATGACGTACTCTCCCGGCGCGCGGCCGCGTCCCGTCCGCCTGTCCGCACTGCTGCTCGCAGGCGCGCTCGTCGCCTCGGCGGCGCCCGCGGCCGCCGCCCCGGCGGCACAGCCCCCCACCGACCGTCCCCCCACCTCCGTCTCCCCGTCCTCCGGCAACTGCCGGACGGACGACGGCTGGACCCTCGAGAACACCCGCCTCGACCCCGACGACACCCACCACGCCTACGTGGGCAACGGCTACCTGGGCCAGCGCGTCGCGCCCAACGGGGCCGGCTACACCGACAGCAGCGCCAAGACCGGCTGGCCGCTCTTCACCCCGAGCTACGACGGCTCCTTCGTCTCCGGTCTCTACGCGCACAACAAGCAGACCGCCGGGGACCGGCAGGCCGCAGCAGCCCTGCCCACCTGGACCACGCTCAGCGTCGGAACCGGCGGCGAACACGGCGACACCTTCAACTCTTCGACGAATCCGGGTCGTATCTCCGGATACCGGCAGACCCTCTTCCTGCACTGCGGCATCGTCCGGACGTCCCTGACGTGGACCGCCGCCGACGGACGGAAGACCGACCTGGTCTACGAAGTGCTTGCCGACCGCAACGACCCGCACGCGGGCGCCGTACGGCTGAGCATGACGCCGCGCTGGAGCGGCGAGGCCACCGTGACCGACCGGATCGACGGGCGCGGCGCCCGGCGCATCCGGCAGACCGGCGGCGGCGACCGGACCGCGGGGTCCGGCCGCGGCGACCAGGGCGACCGGAACGGCCGGACCATGGACGTCGCCTTCCGCACCGACGGAACGGACACCGACGGCGCGGTCGCCTCCACCCTGCGCGCCGGCCACGGCGTGCGCCCGGCGAAGGCCCGGCAGGCGGACGCCGCCGAGGACCTGAGCGCACAGCAGTCCCTCACCTTCCCCGTCCGCAAGGGCCGGGCGTACGAACTCACCAAGTACGTGGGCGTCGACACCGCCCTGACCTCGCGCGCGCCCCGCCAGGACGCCACGAACGCCTCGCAGCGCGCCGCCCGGCGCGGATGGGACGGTCTGGCGCGCGCCCACACCGCCGCCTGGGCCCGGCTGTGGCGTTCCGACATCGAGGTGCCCGGCCGGCGCGACCTGCAGGCATGGGTGCGCTCCGCACGCTACGGGCTGCTGTCCAGCACCCGGGAGGGCGCCGCCAACAGCATCGCCCCGGCCGGGCTGACCAGCGACAACTACGCTGGCCTGGTGTTCTGGGACGCCGAGACCTGGATGTACCCGGCCCTGCTCGCCACCTCGCCCGAACTGGCCAGGACCGTCGTCGAGTACCGCTACCGGACCCTGCCCGGAGCGCGCGAGAACGCCCGCAAGCTCGGCTACCAGGGGCTCTTCTACCCCTGGAACAGCGGCAGCAAGGGCGATCTGGCCCGGGAGTGCCACAGTGTGGACCCGCCGCACTGCCGCACCCAGATCCACCTCCAGTCCGACATCTCCCTCGCCACCTGGCAGTACTACCTCGCCACCGGCGACACCGCCTGGCTGCGCGAGCGCGGCTGGCCGGTGATGAAGGGCATCGCCGAGTTCTGGGCCGGGAGGGTGCACCGCAACGCGGACGGCAGCTACTCCATCAAGGACACCGCCGGCCCCGACGAGTACAGCAACGGCGTCGACGACGCGGTCTTCACCAACGCCGGAGCCGTCACCGCGCTGCGCAACGCCGCCCGCGCCGCCCAGCTGCTCGGCGAGCGCGCGCCGGGGGAGTGGAAGACGATCGCCGACCGCATCCGGATCCCCTACGACGCGCAGCGCAAGGTCTTCCAGCAGTACGACGGCTACCAGGGCAGCAAGATCAAACAGGCCGACACGGTGCTGCTGATGTACCCCCTGGAGTGGCCGATGCCCGAGGGCGCCGCGACGAGCACCCTCGACTACTACGCACAGCGGACCGACCCCGACGGCCCCGCCATGACGGACTCGGTCCACGCCATCGCCGCCGCCGGAACGGGCGAACCGGGCTGCTCGGCGTACACCTACCTGCAGCGCTCCATCAGGCCGTTCGTCCGCGGCCCCTTCGCCCAATTCTCCGAGGCGCGCGGCGCCAAGGCGGGCGCCGAGGACCCGCTGGCCGGCTCGCCCGCGCACGACTTCCTCACCGGCAAGGGCGGCTTCCTGCAGACGTTCACCAACGGCCTGACCGGCATGCGCATGCGCGAGGACCGGCTCCGCCTCGACCCGATGCTGCCCCCGCAGCTCGGCCGCGGAGTCACGCTGCGCGGTCTGCACTGGCAGGGACGCACGTACGACATCGAGCTCGGCGCCCACGACACCACCGTGCGGCTCACCGACGGTGCGCCCATGACCCTGGACACCCCGCAGGGCGAACAGGTCCTCACCGAGGCCGCCCCGGCCGTCCTCAAGACGCGCCGCCCCGACCTCGTCCCGACCGGCAACCTGGCCCGCTGCACCGCGGTCACCGCCTCCTCCGAGGAGCCCGGCATGTACGCGGCCGCCGCCGTCGACGGCAACGCGGCCACGGCATGGGTCCCGGACGGGCCGTCCGGCACCCTCACCACCGACCTCGGCAAGCCCGTACGCGTCACCAAGGTCACCCCCGCCTGGAACGGCCCGGCACCGGCCTCGTACGACGTCCAGCTGTCCGCCGACGGGCGGCAGTGGCGCACCGTCGCCACCGGTGGCGGGGCGGCATCCGCGCGGTACGTACGGGTGGTGGTACGCAGTGATGCCAAGGCCGAGTCCCGAACGGGCATTGCGGAGCTGACGGTCTCGTAG